The DNA sequence ATTTGGGCTCCTCCTCTTGTTGATGCACCATACGAAGAGAATCAAGAAATTCGTAGAATATGGGAAAAACATATTTTTCATTGAATAATTGTGCTTGTTGCTCCACCTTTTTGAAATATTTAGTCACAATACTAAAATCAAGCTTAGCTTTGAATTTCTCTACTTGATGCCCCAAATTTTCGACATATTTCAGGAACATAGACAAAACAGGATTAGCTCTCAACAATTGTACTTGTTGATTTTTTATCACGACATTATTATCATCACCGCTGTTGTTGTTTTTCCCTGATAATGTTTGAATTATATTGCCCATGTCTAATATTCTGTTGTTGTGCCTCTCTTTCCCTGACAAAGCCTGTAGCAATTGATATCCAGGCTCTTTTTTGGTTTCTCGTGGTATATATACTGCACCTCCAACACAGAGATTGCTATTATTTACCTTTTTGTAGGAGGATACGAAAAACTATTTTAATTTGTTTCAACAAGCCTACTCCCACTTCAACTCATGCTCATATTCGGAATAATATTCATATTAACGATTAATtttaacaatatatatatatatatataaaagaatgatcaaatacaaactaaaatatatatatatatatatattttctacAAATATGGGATATATATAGCAAGATCATCGAATAGAAAAAACTTTTAAAATGAAAACTAAAAACCAATCTAGAGCAACTTCAACAAGTTAGTTATTTAAGATCTTAAATTGAAATTTTAGAAATCTTGTATAAAATAGAGATATAACAACATTATAGTACTTTCTTAAAAAGTTAGCCACACTCGTACCTTATTTATAAGATAACAACTTACTTATAAAGGATTTTTAcctaaaattataaatatttaatcaAAATTGGAACTACAACAACATTCTAGTAGTTCCCTAAAAAGCTAATATCCTTCTTTGCTTCCTTAAAGATAAGGGATTCTTAAACCATTTCCTATGTTACTTTTGTTAATTAAATATTCATTTCTCCCCTTTTCTCACCCTCCTTTTTCTCTCTATTCTTTAAAAAATATGAATagaatttgaatttaatattataataatagTAAGGAACCAAAATAAGGATTGTTGTTGGAGTTGGACTACCTTATAATATCCTAAATAACTAGGATcctattaattttattatttttaaggaAACACACGAGGATAATATTGGAGTTATTCACCATCATTGATTCCTTATCTTCacttttaataataaataaatttatttctcTCTCCTTCTCCATATcaaatactccctccgtccctaaaaacgtttcctctttgtgttggacacgtttgccaatacacacttttgatcgttaatatctttaaatttgtattagtattaaatataaaaatttcactgtattaaagtactgataaatacgaattcaacgagatcactcatgactatgtttgatattatagattagacgtaaattagtagtcaatcgcttaccgTGAACAGTACCGAAAGTCAATATAGGAAGTTCattttgggacggagggagtacataactagagtttaaatataaaaataaaatattactaGGATACACTTATAATGAATGTTGTTGGAGTTGACATACAACTAAATATCCTAAAACACTagaatttatttttataataatatttttaaggaAAATGTTATAACTCTATTAGAGTTGCTCTAAGTCATGGCCCCTATCGGCACTACACAAATTAATCTACACCCTCCCATACAGAATCTCAACTTTTCATTTacgtttttaatttgatttttcccgtcaaatggtaagtatttttttaaaatccgacttTACTGTTTTTTCTCCATCTCTCAACGATCAATTTACATgccatatgtgttatatttcgatgtgatttagaatattttttattttagtttatattTTTCATTATAAGGGAGTTTCTGTTGGAGTAAACCCATATATATAGGGGACTACTCCAATAGGCACTCCCGTATAATGAAAACTATacactaaaataaaataatttgtcAATCATGTCGAAATATAGCACATATGTTATGCAAATTGATCATTGGGagatttagaaaaatatagttAAGATGGATAAAAAAACTTATCATTTGAAggaaaaaattaaattaaaaacagAAGGGGAAACTGAGATTCTGTGTGGGCGGGTGCAGATTAGTTGTGTGTGGTGCTTTTAGGGGGTCATTATTAGATTGATTTAATGACTTAAattagtttctagtttctattttaaattTGGTTTCTGTTTGATCAtttgcttatatatatatatatatatatatacatatataaatcaAATATAAACCACCtttaaaatagaaactagaaacaTATCTTATCCACTCATTACTTTAAATCTTATATATTCTCAGCCACCTATTTAATTATATACTAGATTAAATCACGTGCGATTCACGGGTTCTgataatatttgaataaattttaaattttatttatccaatcatataattattttaatatatttatataaatatataataattatagatttataacaaaaaataaaagaattaggAAAAAGCCGTGATCGTAGTTTAGCATGATAAGTTTTGGTCGTAATTTAGCGGATAAGTAGACTATATCTAGTAATTTAGTAATTTAGCATGtgtataacactatttatttttatttttaataaccaAAGTAAGGGGATAACCATTGAACCAAAATATATCTCATTCcattttattatattatagtatagATATATGTCTTCTCCTTTTTAAATATTAGCCTTTTCTCTCCTCCATCTTTTTAAACCTCTGCCCATTTTTCCATCGACTAAGTACTCCGATACTCCTATCGCCGAATAATCTCACTCCCTCTCTCATTCTCCTTCCAACTAGATATAAACTTGTTTTCTCCATCATCACTCTATTTACTCGCTATTCCAG is a window from the Apium graveolens cultivar Ventura chromosome 1, ASM990537v1, whole genome shotgun sequence genome containing:
- the LOC141719647 gene encoding uncharacterized protein LOC141719647; this encodes MGNIIQTLSGKNNNSGDDNNVVIKNQQVQLLRANPVLSMFLKYVENLGHQVEKFKAKLDFSIVTKYFKKVEQQAQLFNEKYVFPIFYEFLDSLRMVHQQEEEPKSNIVLYQVYAIGGYFFFKWVWGRWALPREEDDDSDDD